In Mesoaciditoga lauensis cd-1655R = DSM 25116, a genomic segment contains:
- a CDS encoding ATP-binding domain-containing protein, whose product MKYEDLRLKDELHQELHEDQKRALKEIESFLDSPDENVFILSGPTLTGKSFLINSINISATKKGFNSKLFTISHHVIETLINSNFRDKKSVFKSIYSTIYYGHREKEEEKQKKSEKPIKMKVTEIKSERKTLLIVENSELVLDNFFAFPFAIFGSGRVLKDFIKYSGIKKENLKKLRKIIFIGDNYEIGVSKNSKCALNSTYIEKNYDLKVREYHLFKPKVSTPIVKELMKCVNQIESGIYNDLCLNFSQELINISQDEAVEKIREQIINGDHVHILTYSHAKAKKINSWIKREILHNGRNISPGDLVIFNNNMLNFATVKKVCNETWKEEVEILKKKITLRFRKLIVDLDGEEKEVTNLENYMESDKEDEFSSLKIKVLRDLAINDKRYEKVVLSKNNKTITRGDLVVIFNTVGSNFKFLNGDFATVKKFDGKTWKEVVEISKTKIALRFRNLIVKLNGEEKRITSLENYMESDKGELSSLEIKALRKLAAKNEEYRKVALLKFGWALTVHKAKSFKWNEIFFDMEREHRTNEDYFRWIYTGMSRAVSKLYLINYKPINALMKSTLQISNSGRKSHIFLTFSQNENDRQDLSELAECDSNSFDFPSRRLQMLFLFVRKNVDSSIKISDVKHLDYSEIYEIERGENEKATLKFFYDKNWNLKLPQIVKTNSQSLVETFIKSLNTPIVDFSFVRDSWRRKIYEKLQEELKKHDSFIANILQESYKDTLRIANYENQELEVDMNYDGKGFFSTLNVYHYSNETILSSFKDALSYFVNDFKRG is encoded by the coding sequence ATGAAGTATGAAGACTTGAGGCTAAAAGATGAGCTTCATCAAGAATTGCACGAAGATCAAAAAAGAGCTTTAAAAGAAATAGAAAGCTTTTTGGATTCGCCTGATGAAAATGTCTTCATTCTTTCTGGACCCACATTGACCGGAAAATCGTTTTTGATAAATTCCATAAATATCTCGGCAACCAAAAAAGGATTCAACTCTAAACTGTTCACCATCAGTCACCATGTTATCGAGACATTAATAAACTCAAATTTTAGGGACAAAAAATCAGTTTTTAAGAGCATTTATTCCACTATTTATTATGGACATAGAGAAAAAGAGGAAGAAAAACAGAAAAAATCTGAAAAACCCATAAAAATGAAAGTGACGGAAATAAAATCTGAAAGAAAAACCTTGCTGATAGTTGAAAATTCCGAACTCGTATTGGATAACTTTTTTGCCTTCCCCTTTGCCATCTTCGGAAGCGGAAGAGTTCTTAAGGATTTCATAAAATATTCTGGCATAAAGAAAGAAAACTTAAAAAAGCTCAGAAAGATAATATTCATCGGTGATAATTACGAAATAGGCGTATCAAAAAATAGCAAATGTGCTTTGAATTCCACTTACATTGAGAAGAATTACGATTTGAAAGTGAGAGAATACCATCTTTTTAAGCCTAAAGTCTCAACTCCAATTGTAAAAGAATTAATGAAATGCGTAAATCAAATAGAAAGCGGCATTTACAACGATTTGTGTTTGAATTTCTCCCAAGAATTGATTAACATTTCACAAGATGAAGCGGTGGAAAAAATCAGAGAGCAAATAATCAATGGCGACCACGTACACATACTAACTTACTCTCACGCAAAAGCGAAAAAGATAAACTCATGGATAAAAAGAGAAATTTTACATAATGGTAGAAATATCTCTCCTGGAGATTTAGTCATATTCAACAACAACATGCTTAATTTTGCAACAGTGAAAAAGGTTTGTAACGAAACCTGGAAAGAAGAAGTTGAAATCTTGAAAAAGAAAATCACTTTGAGATTTAGAAAATTAATCGTGGACTTAGATGGAGAAGAAAAAGAAGTAACCAACCTTGAGAATTACATGGAGAGTGATAAAGAAGACGAATTCTCATCCCTTAAAATTAAAGTACTGAGAGATTTGGCAATAAATGATAAACGATACGAGAAAGTAGTTCTTTCTAAAAACAATAAAACAATCACTCGTGGAGATCTGGTAGTCATATTCAACACCGTTGGTAGCAACTTTAAATTTTTAAATGGTGATTTTGCAACGGTAAAAAAGTTTGACGGTAAAACCTGGAAAGAAGTAGTTGAAATTTCGAAAACAAAGATCGCTTTGAGATTCAGGAATTTAATTGTGAAGTTAAATGGAGAAGAAAAAAGAATAACAAGCCTCGAGAATTACATGGAGAGCGATAAAGGCGAACTCTCATCCCTTGAAATTAAAGCATTGAGAAAGCTGGCAGCAAAGAACGAGGAATACAGAAAAGTGGCCCTTCTTAAATTTGGGTGGGCGCTAACCGTGCACAAAGCAAAAAGTTTTAAATGGAATGAAATCTTTTTCGATATGGAAAGAGAACACAGGACAAATGAAGACTACTTCAGATGGATTTATACGGGCATGAGCCGTGCGGTGAGTAAACTATATCTTATAAACTACAAGCCAATAAATGCACTTATGAAGTCAACCTTGCAGATAAGCAATTCTGGAAGAAAATCGCACATTTTCCTCACATTTTCACAGAATGAAAACGACAGACAAGATCTCTCGGAATTGGCAGAATGCGATTCCAACTCTTTTGACTTTCCATCGCGGCGGCTGCAAATGCTCTTTCTTTTTGTAAGAAAAAATGTGGATTCATCCATAAAAATAAGCGATGTAAAACATCTAGATTACTCCGAAATTTATGAGATAGAAAGAGGCGAAAACGAAAAAGCCACTTTAAAATTCTTCTACGATAAAAACTGGAACCTCAAGCTTCCACAAATCGTGAAAACAAACTCTCAATCACTTGTGGAAACCTTTATCAAATCTTTGAACACGCCAATAGTTGATTTTTCCTTTGTAAGGGATTCATGGAGAAGAAAAATATACGAAAAACTCCAAGAAGAGCTGAAAAAACACGATTCATTTATAGCGAATATTCTCCAGGAATCATATAAAGACACACTCAGAATTGCTAATTACGAAAATCAAGAACTTGAAGTTGATATGAACTACGATGGCAAGGGATTTTTTTCCACTTTGAATGTTTACCATTATTCAAACGAAACCATATTAAGCAGTTTTAAAGACGCCTTATCTTATTTCGTCAACGATTTCAAAAGGGGATGA
- a CDS encoding DUF7017 domain-containing protein, producing MDFSEFNNEFFNLKKSGKCEEAVNFFYEHEREFDSETLKENPYLISSVVICLRRINRVDEGFNLLKKLGVRINSDTNENFLTTYGWLLHSKFKTSGSARDKEKIISQMVKVIFLLKPYDTKYSRLLKTNLFLIVVKDEKSKNNPNWKFINDFCDKFDPNDLDENPYIKRESKGGKSEERASAKEEWYSYKSKALSKLERWQECKKVSHEALKLPSFHNDNKIWFKYRIALSNKNLGNLNEAVALFEKLLKTSVIKRNSWFAKKELSDAYLKMNDLDNAFKYAVQALNTPAKLNFKIDLIYLFAKILVAKGEKELALKHLLLYKLVRKENKWKVPIELEREIEKLSDGNIEEDRKKLESELKGYWRKFDTSKKEEKQKTLEGKIAKLLHDNERGKDGFIETNGKSYYFAVFPNSKMINKIKIRAKVKFKASKNNAGKLRAKIISVE from the coding sequence ATGGATTTCAGCGAGTTCAACAACGAATTTTTCAATTTAAAAAAGAGTGGAAAGTGCGAAGAAGCTGTGAATTTCTTTTATGAGCACGAACGGGAATTTGATTCGGAAACGCTTAAAGAGAACCCTTATTTGATTTCAAGCGTAGTTATCTGCTTGAGACGCATTAACAGAGTTGATGAAGGTTTCAATTTGCTGAAGAAATTGGGCGTCAGAATAAATTCCGATACAAACGAAAATTTTCTCACAACTTATGGATGGCTGTTGCACTCAAAATTCAAAACTTCAGGTTCCGCGCGAGATAAGGAAAAAATCATCAGCCAAATGGTAAAAGTGATTTTTCTTCTCAAGCCTTACGATACGAAGTACTCAAGACTCCTAAAAACAAATTTATTTTTGATTGTCGTAAAAGATGAAAAATCGAAAAATAACCCAAATTGGAAATTCATCAACGATTTTTGCGATAAATTCGACCCAAACGATTTAGATGAAAATCCATATATTAAAAGAGAATCGAAAGGTGGAAAATCTGAAGAAAGGGCATCGGCAAAAGAAGAATGGTACTCTTACAAATCAAAAGCCTTGTCTAAACTCGAAAGATGGCAGGAGTGTAAGAAAGTTTCTCATGAAGCGTTAAAACTTCCAAGTTTTCATAACGATAACAAAATATGGTTTAAGTATAGAATAGCTCTTTCAAATAAAAACCTGGGCAACTTGAATGAAGCGGTAGCATTATTTGAAAAGCTTTTGAAAACCTCGGTAATAAAAAGAAATTCGTGGTTTGCGAAAAAAGAGTTATCAGACGCGTACTTAAAAATGAATGACTTAGACAATGCTTTTAAATACGCAGTTCAAGCGCTTAACACTCCGGCTAAATTGAACTTTAAAATAGATCTAATATATTTATTTGCTAAAATTTTGGTTGCGAAAGGTGAAAAAGAGTTGGCACTGAAGCATCTCTTGTTATATAAACTCGTTAGAAAAGAAAATAAATGGAAGGTTCCAATAGAATTGGAAAGGGAGATTGAGAAATTAAGCGATGGAAATATAGAAGAAGATAGAAAAAAATTGGAATCTGAGTTGAAGGGGTATTGGAGGAAATTTGATACATCGAAGAAAGAGGAAAAGCAGAAAACACTTGAAGGAAAAATCGCGAAATTGCTTCATGATAACGAACGTGGGAAAGACGGATTCATAGAAACAAATGGTAAGAGCTACTATTTTGCCGTCTTTCCCAATTCAAAAATGATAAACAAAATAAAAATTCGTGCCAAAGTTAAATTCAAAGCATCCAAAAACAACGCTGGAAAACTACGAGCAAAAATAATCTCAGTAGAATGA
- a CDS encoding sigma-54-dependent transcriptional regulator, giving the protein MKKNEGVKVSIQGLTSELSEVKNFVSDVIKTLKDLKKLPLDVLEEKDEGAADIVVSYVKNTKELDTLSKNGSSATYILISQDISPDHLEKLQDLDVAGIFKSSSLIMDYEEKGRFQKCLKDQVRRYAMASFCEEEDFLVKKINWKIKTKDVNYNKGKIISMFFDETMVEFNRRLKNIIQSYEQKSAFMDDKSYKDFLKEVRKEAKAKNKKAQSQKTQMKIPAILITGPSGAGKTLVANYIAQKVTDGELARVAVVNLPTDLVDSELFGSVKGAYTDAGDRPGKIESNVGTTIFIDEIGEVSTETQSKLLAYLDDMSVQRVGSDAKNTYCPTLIVAATNKDLELEVQKGTFRLDLYNRFRYRIQVPSLEERRFDIRFLISFILQDPSLNPYVDLERKRRWVENISLSAISYLENQKYPGNYRQLESKIAQAIQRAHFERRDTILVRDLV; this is encoded by the coding sequence TTGAAAAAGAATGAAGGAGTTAAGGTATCCATTCAAGGGTTGACTTCTGAACTCTCTGAGGTCAAAAATTTTGTGTCGGATGTGATAAAAACCTTAAAAGATTTGAAAAAATTACCGTTGGATGTGCTCGAAGAAAAAGACGAAGGTGCAGCGGACATAGTGGTGAGTTATGTCAAGAATACGAAGGAACTTGATACATTGTCAAAGAATGGGTCTTCAGCAACTTACATATTAATTTCACAAGATATTTCTCCAGATCATCTTGAAAAGCTCCAGGATTTAGATGTTGCAGGTATTTTTAAGTCAAGCTCACTTATAATGGACTACGAGGAAAAGGGAAGATTTCAAAAATGCTTAAAAGATCAGGTAAGAAGATATGCCATGGCTTCTTTTTGTGAAGAAGAAGATTTCTTGGTCAAGAAGATAAATTGGAAGATAAAAACGAAAGATGTGAATTACAACAAAGGGAAAATCATAAGCATGTTTTTCGATGAAACGATGGTAGAGTTCAACAGAAGGTTGAAGAATATAATCCAGAGTTATGAGCAAAAATCCGCTTTTATGGATGACAAAAGCTACAAGGATTTTTTGAAAGAAGTGAGAAAAGAGGCAAAAGCAAAAAACAAAAAGGCGCAAAGCCAAAAAACTCAGATGAAGATTCCGGCAATTCTCATAACAGGCCCTAGCGGAGCAGGCAAAACGCTTGTTGCCAACTACATAGCCCAAAAAGTAACGGATGGTGAACTAGCACGCGTGGCGGTGGTAAACCTTCCAACGGATCTTGTAGATTCGGAACTCTTTGGAAGCGTTAAAGGCGCTTACACAGACGCAGGAGACCGTCCCGGGAAAATAGAAAGTAACGTTGGCACAACGATTTTCATAGACGAAATAGGAGAAGTTTCAACAGAAACTCAATCTAAGCTTCTGGCGTATCTGGACGATATGAGTGTTCAACGGGTGGGCTCTGATGCCAAAAACACCTATTGTCCAACTTTGATAGTGGCCGCTACGAACAAAGATTTGGAGTTGGAAGTACAAAAAGGGACTTTCAGGCTGGATCTTTACAACCGCTTCAGGTACAGAATACAAGTTCCATCTTTAGAAGAAAGACGGTTCGATATACGCTTCTTGATAAGTTTTATCTTACAAGATCCGTCTCTAAATCCTTACGTCGATTTGGAACGGAAAAGAAGATGGGTTGAAAATATATCCCTTTCTGCTATTTCTTACCTTGAAAACCAGAAGTACCCAGGAAATTACAGACAATTAGAATCCAAGATAGCCCAAGCCATTCAAAGAGCCCATTTCGAGCGAAGGGATACGATATTGGTAAGAGATCTTGTTTGA
- the cas2 gene encoding CRISPR-associated endonuclease Cas2, translating into MIMVYDIEEKRVSKILKIGREYLNWIQNSVFEGEITASKFNKMKAKIKDKIIEEKDSVLFFKFKNNKVFKKEVMGKDKNPISDDQSYMV; encoded by the coding sequence GTGATCATGGTGTACGATATTGAAGAAAAAAGGGTTTCTAAAATTCTAAAAATAGGAAGAGAATACCTTAACTGGATTCAGAATTCAGTCTTTGAAGGAGAAATAACTGCATCAAAATTCAACAAAATGAAGGCAAAAATAAAGGATAAGATCATTGAAGAAAAAGATAGCGTGCTTTTCTTCAAATTCAAAAACAACAAAGTTTTCAAAAAAGAGGTAATGGGAAAAGATAAAAATCCCATTTCCGATGATCAATCTTATATGGTATGA
- the cas1b gene encoding type I-B CRISPR-associated endonuclease Cas1b, whose translation MGRRLYIFKSGRLSRKNNTLFIENKNDNTKRYIPVENVSEIHIFGEVDFNKDALEFLSQNEILLHLYNKYEYYTGSFYPREHLRNGEILLKQAEHYQQPMKRLEIARKFVEGSIKNMITVIKYYNNRGKELSSTLKRLSDFLEEIKSVKNVDSLMGVEGNSRDAYYGAFDTIINDENFPFNVRSRRPPSNELNAMISFGNSIMYSTILSEIYKTHLDPSIGYLHTSNFRRFSLNLDVSEIFKPILVDRTIFSMLNKKTIKKSDFSSHLNGIYMNENGKMRFIEALEKQLSTTVQHPKLKRKVSYKYMIRLELYKLEKHFLGDEEYEPYVSRW comes from the coding sequence ATGGGAAGAAGACTGTACATATTTAAAAGCGGAAGGTTGTCAAGGAAGAACAACACCTTATTCATAGAGAACAAAAACGATAACACAAAAAGATACATACCCGTTGAAAATGTTTCCGAAATACATATCTTTGGAGAAGTGGATTTTAACAAGGATGCACTTGAATTTCTTTCACAAAACGAGATTCTTCTTCACCTTTACAACAAATACGAATATTATACAGGTAGTTTTTATCCACGCGAGCATTTAAGAAATGGCGAAATTTTACTCAAACAGGCTGAACACTACCAGCAACCAATGAAAAGATTAGAAATTGCAAGAAAATTTGTCGAAGGTTCCATAAAAAATATGATAACCGTGATCAAATACTACAATAACAGAGGAAAAGAACTTTCCAGTACTTTGAAAAGATTGAGCGATTTTTTGGAAGAAATAAAAAGCGTTAAAAATGTTGATTCTTTAATGGGAGTTGAGGGCAACTCTCGAGATGCGTATTACGGCGCGTTTGACACAATAATAAACGATGAAAATTTCCCATTTAACGTTAGAAGTAGACGTCCGCCTTCCAACGAATTGAACGCAATGATAAGCTTTGGAAACTCCATCATGTACTCAACGATTTTGTCTGAAATCTACAAAACACATCTTGATCCGAGCATAGGATATCTTCACACCTCAAATTTTAGAAGGTTTTCACTCAATTTGGACGTTTCAGAGATTTTTAAGCCCATCCTGGTAGATCGAACCATTTTTTCGATGTTGAACAAGAAAACCATCAAAAAATCGGATTTTTCCTCTCATCTCAATGGGATATATATGAATGAAAATGGGAAGATGAGATTCATTGAAGCACTTGAAAAACAATTATCTACAACTGTACAGCATCCCAAACTGAAAAGAAAGGTATCGTATAAGTACATGATCAGGCTTGAGTTGTACAAGCTGGAAAAGCATTTCTTAGGAGATGAAGAATATGAGCCTTACGTCTCCAGGTGGTGA
- the cas4 gene encoding CRISPR-associated protein Cas4 — translation MTPHITASMLAAVVTCPREAWLMSRAFSPDEENYFLVLGKLIHEESYKRMKMKEIELDGMKIDFITEKDGQTIVAEIKKSSHGVESGKIQLLYYMKNLRDLGINLKGELRVPTEKKIIKVELDEENERALNHYIDKLLEIISLEKPPAVTRTSYCRKCAFESMCFS, via the coding sequence GTGACTCCACATATAACGGCTTCTATGCTGGCTGCAGTTGTAACATGTCCGAGAGAGGCATGGCTCATGTCAAGGGCATTTAGCCCAGACGAGGAAAACTATTTTTTGGTTCTTGGAAAGCTTATACACGAAGAAAGCTATAAACGAATGAAAATGAAGGAAATAGAATTGGATGGAATGAAAATAGACTTCATCACCGAAAAAGACGGTCAAACGATCGTGGCAGAAATTAAAAAGAGTTCACATGGCGTGGAAAGCGGAAAGATACAGCTTTTGTATTACATGAAAAACTTAAGAGATTTGGGAATAAATCTCAAGGGAGAGCTAAGAGTTCCCACCGAGAAAAAGATAATAAAAGTTGAGTTGGACGAAGAAAATGAAAGAGCCCTTAATCACTACATAGATAAACTTTTGGAGATTATTTCATTGGAAAAACCGCCAGCGGTTACGCGTACAAGTTATTGCAGAAAATGCGCTTTCGAGTCGATGTGTTTTTCGTAA
- a CDS encoding CRISPR-associated helicase/endonuclease Cas3, with protein sequence MIYSHPNRLLVDHLNGVKKRMLQMFEDMSLDCKKAFGISNKAFESLIVSIAISHDIGKATKLFQKKLENPNIRVSHSPVSALYSFLAAKKALRGQVPRSEEKILSFFAFSVVRRHHGFLVRPIDEVSNMQWSEEKLIKESGYINKDFAKWFKKETGVTISREASAQVIEELKNIDEELEKALDKRSDFSFYFLQNLLYSLLVDADRIDAATYGKHNVDRIKIKDNSFEKYVKSTFKRPKTFMEKIRTNSHKKVLTNLLLSPNRYLYTLTLPTGGGKTLTSLSAALKLRKMVEKKQGRSPRIIYALPFTSLIDQNASVISTALEKSFGRVTSDLFLVQHHLAPTQYVTKENESLSLDISSLLISSWNAEIVATTFVSLFEGIVSNDRSNVRKLHNVIGSIIILDEVQNIPHEYWKLVRSLFEFMAKKMNTYFILATATQPKILENVVELSQKPLKWFLPLKRVKMTSNIEKINDYDELFRNVKNDLMKGKKVLVIFNTISTAQTFFKMFSGMNLKKCFLSSGIIPFQREKIIKKVKEGADLLVSTQVVEAGMEFDFNVVYRDIAPMDSIIQSGGRCNRHYKEKGGTIHVFSLKNENGNLYSKYVYDSVLIDISYEILKNTKFVDEKDFIPKLVEPYFGEMSKRMTNATSDAYINAMKYLLYSSYPQGDTSISRFSIINSKLFRIPIYIQYNEEAKELWNKFEDYQDLPAKEWYEKAKTLFKKMGKYMITVNATEEFLKNAPPLFSPAYGKAFYLVESENIGMFYDEETGFHIEENGGMIM encoded by the coding sequence ATGATCTATTCCCATCCGAATAGGCTGTTGGTCGATCACCTCAACGGCGTCAAAAAGAGAATGCTTCAAATGTTCGAAGATATGTCTTTAGATTGCAAAAAGGCTTTTGGCATATCTAACAAAGCTTTTGAGTCTTTGATAGTATCCATTGCCATCTCTCATGATATAGGTAAGGCCACGAAACTTTTTCAGAAAAAACTTGAAAATCCGAATATAAGAGTTTCTCATTCCCCCGTTTCCGCTTTGTATTCGTTCCTTGCCGCAAAGAAGGCTTTGAGAGGCCAAGTTCCTCGAAGTGAAGAAAAAATATTGAGCTTCTTTGCATTTTCCGTGGTGCGCAGGCACCACGGTTTTTTAGTTAGACCTATTGATGAAGTTTCCAACATGCAGTGGAGTGAAGAAAAACTCATAAAAGAAAGTGGATACATAAACAAAGACTTCGCCAAATGGTTTAAAAAGGAAACGGGTGTTACCATAAGCAGAGAAGCATCTGCCCAGGTAATTGAAGAACTGAAAAACATAGATGAGGAATTGGAAAAAGCTTTAGACAAAAGAAGCGATTTTTCTTTTTATTTTCTACAAAATCTACTTTACTCACTTTTGGTGGATGCGGATAGAATTGATGCCGCAACTTATGGAAAGCACAACGTCGACAGAATTAAAATCAAAGACAATTCATTTGAGAAGTACGTTAAAAGCACTTTTAAGCGTCCTAAAACTTTCATGGAGAAAATAAGAACAAATTCCCATAAGAAGGTTTTGACAAATTTACTTCTGAGTCCAAATAGGTATCTTTACACCTTAACACTTCCAACAGGTGGCGGAAAAACCCTTACGTCTCTTTCGGCAGCTTTGAAGTTAAGAAAGATGGTTGAAAAAAAGCAAGGTAGAAGTCCTAGAATAATATATGCTTTACCATTCACCAGCCTTATAGATCAAAATGCCAGTGTTATTTCAACAGCACTCGAGAAAAGTTTTGGAAGAGTAACGAGTGATCTGTTTTTAGTGCAACATCATTTGGCACCTACCCAATATGTAACAAAGGAGAATGAGTCTCTCTCATTGGATATTTCTTCACTGCTTATATCCTCGTGGAATGCCGAGATAGTGGCCACAACCTTTGTCAGTCTTTTTGAAGGAATAGTTTCAAATGATAGATCTAACGTTAGAAAACTCCATAATGTAATCGGCTCAATAATCATATTGGATGAAGTTCAGAACATACCTCATGAGTATTGGAAATTGGTAAGGAGCCTATTTGAATTTATGGCAAAAAAGATGAACACTTACTTTATCTTGGCAACTGCCACTCAGCCTAAAATTCTTGAAAACGTGGTTGAATTATCTCAAAAGCCTTTGAAATGGTTCTTGCCGTTGAAAAGGGTTAAAATGACTTCTAACATTGAAAAAATCAACGATTATGATGAACTCTTTCGCAACGTGAAAAATGATCTGATGAAAGGAAAGAAAGTTTTGGTTATTTTTAACACTATAAGCACTGCACAAACTTTTTTTAAAATGTTCAGCGGAATGAATTTGAAAAAGTGCTTTCTTTCTTCTGGAATTATCCCGTTTCAAAGGGAGAAGATAATCAAAAAAGTTAAAGAAGGCGCAGATCTTTTGGTAAGCACTCAAGTTGTGGAAGCGGGAATGGAATTCGATTTCAACGTTGTGTATAGAGATATAGCACCGATGGATTCAATAATTCAGAGTGGTGGAAGATGTAACAGGCATTACAAAGAAAAAGGTGGAACTATTCACGTTTTCAGTCTGAAAAATGAAAATGGCAATCTTTATTCCAAGTACGTTTACGATAGCGTGCTGATAGACATCTCTTATGAAATTTTGAAAAACACGAAATTCGTGGATGAAAAAGATTTCATTCCAAAATTGGTAGAACCGTATTTTGGAGAAATGTCAAAAAGAATGACAAATGCAACTTCGGACGCGTATATAAATGCCATGAAGTATTTGCTTTATTCCTCATATCCACAGGGAGACACGTCTATTTCGAGATTTTCCATAATAAATTCGAAACTTTTCAGAATACCAATTTACATTCAGTACAACGAAGAAGCGAAAGAATTGTGGAACAAATTTGAAGATTACCAGGATTTGCCGGCAAAAGAGTGGTATGAAAAGGCAAAAACTTTGTTCAAAAAGATGGGAAAGTACATGATAACGGTAAACGCCACTGAAGAATTTTTGAAAAACGCCCCACCGCTTTTCAGCCCAGCATATGGTAAGGCATTTTATTTGGTGGAAAGTGAAAATATCGGGATGTTTTACGATGAAGAAACGGGCTTTCATATTGAAGAAAATGGGGGGATGATAATGTGA
- the cas5b gene encoding type I-B CRISPR-associated protein Cas5b produces MEKVMIFNVSSRFAIFRKPYSTTSSLSYDFPPRTVVIGMIAAVIGLDNGGGKAKYFEELKDLKIALEILNPVMKKRTVFNNLNTKSHASSRHILTITEMLINPAYRIYIWYNNEKVELLKKFLAKKESYYTPYLGVSNCIAKLDLVGDSKIEEIDPKEGMVVNSVIPRSDFFFVPMPSQKYVFDTLPYEISPTREFVSNKEYVYNPNGGGVKVKFQEKKPFKVSNGKILSFM; encoded by the coding sequence ATGGAAAAAGTCATGATCTTTAACGTTAGTTCCAGATTTGCAATATTCAGAAAGCCTTATTCTACAACTTCGTCTCTTAGTTATGATTTTCCGCCACGTACGGTCGTCATAGGGATGATCGCGGCTGTTATCGGACTTGATAACGGTGGCGGAAAGGCCAAGTACTTTGAAGAATTGAAAGATCTAAAAATCGCCCTTGAGATTTTAAATCCTGTTATGAAGAAAAGAACCGTTTTCAACAATCTTAACACCAAGAGTCACGCTTCTAGCAGGCATATTTTAACCATAACAGAAATGCTGATAAATCCAGCTTACAGAATATACATTTGGTATAACAATGAAAAAGTGGAATTGCTGAAAAAGTTTTTGGCGAAAAAAGAATCGTATTATACCCCTTATTTAGGGGTGTCGAATTGCATAGCAAAATTAGATTTGGTTGGAGACTCCAAAATTGAGGAGATAGATCCAAAAGAAGGAATGGTTGTAAATAGCGTGATTCCAAGGAGTGATTTCTTTTTTGTGCCAATGCCATCTCAAAAATACGTCTTTGATACCCTACCATATGAGATTAGTCCAACTAGAGAATTTGTATCGAACAAAGAGTACGTCTACAATCCTAATGGTGGTGGTGTCAAAGTTAAGTTCCAAGAAAAAAAACCATTTAAAGTAAGCAACGGAAAAATTCTTTCTTTCATGTGA